Proteins encoded within one genomic window of Carassius gibelio isolate Cgi1373 ecotype wild population from Czech Republic chromosome A4, carGib1.2-hapl.c, whole genome shotgun sequence:
- the LOC127973887 gene encoding serine/threonine-protein kinase 38-like, with translation MAMTGGMAAPLPMSNHTRERVTVAKLTLEHFYSTLLTQHEERETRQKKLEKVMDEEGLPDEEKSMRRSLHARKETEFLRLKRTRLGLDDFESLKVIGRGAFGEVRLVQKKDTGHIYAMKILRKSDMLEKEQVAHIRAERDILVEADGAWVVKMFYSFQDKRNLYLIMEFLPGGDMMTLLMKKDTLSEEATQFYIAETVLAIDSIHQLGFIHRDIKPDNLLLDSRGHVKLSDFGLCTGLKKAHRTEFYRNLTHNPPSDFSFQNMNSKRKAETWKKNRRQLAYSTVGTPDYIAPEVFMQTGYNKLCDWWSLGVIMYEMLIGYPPFCSETPQETYRKVMNWRETLIFPPEVPISERAKDLILRYCTDAENRVGSGSVDEIKSHPFFESVDWEHIRERPAAISIDIKSIDDTSNFDDFPESDILQPVTNVTEPDFKSKDWVFLNYTYKRFEGLTQRGTIPTYMKAGKA, from the exons ATGGCCATGACGGGAGGCATGGCAGCGCCGCTCCCGATGAGTAACCACACACGTGAGAGAGTCACGGTTGCCAAACTCACGCTGGAGCACTTCTACAGCACCCTGCTCACTCAGCACGAGGAGCGGGAGACGAG GCAGAAGAAGCTGGAGAAGGTGATGGATGAGGAGGGTTTACCTGATGAAGAG AAGAGTATGAGGCGCTCTCTGCACGCTCGTAAGGAGACCGAGTTTCTACGGCTCAAGAGGACCCGTCTTGGTCTCGATGACTTTGAGTCCCTTAAAGTGATCGGGAGAGGAGCATTTGGTGAG GTGCGCCTGGTTCAGAAAAAGGACACGGGTCACATTTATGCCATGAAGATCCTCAGGAAATCCGACATGTTAGAGAAAGAGCAG GTGGCTCATATCCGGGCCGAGAGAGATATCCTGGTGGAGGCTGATGGCGCCTGGGTAGTGAAGATGTTCTACAGCTTTCAAGATAAACGCAATCTGTATCTCATCATGGAGTTTCTGCCTGGAG GAGATATGATGACTCTGCTGATGAAGAAAGACACGCTGTCAGAAGAAGCTACGCAGTTTTATATTGCAGAGACTGTCCTGGCCATTGACTCCATTCACCAGCTGGGCTTCATTCACAGGGATATCAAACCTGACAACCTGCTGCTCGACTCACGG GGCCATGTCAAACTGTCGGACTTTGGCCTCTGCACAGGCCTGAAGAAGGCCCATCGGACTGAATTTTACAGGAACCTCACGCACAACCCTCCCAGTGACTTCT CTTTCCAAAACATGAATTCAAAACGGAAAGCAGAAACATGGAAGAAGAACCGAAGACAGCTG GCGTATTCAACCGTCGGGACGCCAGACTATATCGCCCCTGAGGTTTTCATGCAGACGGGTTACAACAAGCTTTGTGACTGGTGGTCTCTTGGAGTGATAATGTACGAGATGTTGATAG GCTACCCACCCTTCTGTTCCGAGACGCCACAGGAAACCTACAGGAAGGTCATGAACTGGCGAGAAACGCTAATTTTCCCCCCTGAAGTCCCCATTTCAGAGAGAGCCAAGGACTTGATCCTTAG GTATTGCACAGATGCAGAAAACAGGGTTGGATCAGGAAGTGTGGATGAAATCAAATCTCACCCTTTCTTCGAGTCCGTGGACTGGGAGCATATCAG GGAGAGACCTGCTGCTATTTCCATTGACATCAAGAGCATCGATGATACGTCCAACTTTgatgactttccagagtcagacATTCTACAGCCAG TAACAAATGTAACAGAACCAGACTTCAAGTCCAAGGACTGGGTTTTCCTTAACTACACCTACAAACGCTTTGAGGGATTGACACAGCGTGGCACCATCCCCACTTATATGAAGGCAGGCAAGGCCTGA